DNA sequence from the Streptomyces sp. MST-110588 genome:
GACACCGAGGTCCTGACCCTCGTCGGCCGGCCCACCGCGGGCCTGGCCGCGGCCCTGCACCACGGCCGCCGGCTGCTGGTCCTGTCCGCCGGTGCAGCGACGCCCGCCGAGGTCGCCGCCCTGCTGCGCGAACGCGGCTTCGGCCCGACCCGTATGCGCGTACTGGAACAGCTCGGCAGCGCCCGCGAGCGACAGCACGAGGGCACCGCGGACACCTGGCCGCACCCGCCCGCCGACCCGCTCAACGTGATCGCCCTGGACTGCGTCCGCGCCCCGGACGCGCTCCGCCTCTCCCTCACACCGGGCCTGCCCGACACCGCGTACGAGCACGACGGCCAGCTCACCAAGCGCCACGTACGGGCCGCCACACTGGCCGCGCTGGCGCCCGCGCCCGGCGAACTGCTGTGGGACATCGGCGGCGGCTCCGGTTCGATCGGCATCGAGTGGATGCGTGTCCACCGCACCTGCCGCGCCGTCGCCGTCGAACGCGACCCCGTACGCGCCGAACGCATCACCCGCAACGCCCACACCCTCGGCGTCCCCGCCCTCCGCGTCGTCACCGGCCGGGCCCCCGCCGCCCTGGCCGAACTCCCCACTCCCGACGCGGTGTTCATCGGCGGCGGCCTGACCGCACCGGGCCTGCTGGAAGCCTGCTGGGCGGCGCTCCCGCCCGGCGGCCGGCTGGTCGCCAACACCGTGACGCTGGAGTCCGAGGCACTGCTGGCCGACTGGTACCGGCGGCACGGCGGCGACCTCGTACGGCTGGCGGTCGCCCAGGCCGTACCCGTCGGCGGCTTCACCGGCTGGCGCCAGGCCATGCCGGTAACCCAGTGGTCCGTACAGAAACCGCCCCCCGACCAGGCCCCAAGCCCCAACCCGTCCCCTGCCCCCACCCCTGCCCTCCCCGGAGAATCCCCATGACCGTCTACTTCATCGGGGCGGGCCCCGGCGCCGCCGACCTGATCACGGTGCGCGGCGCCCGCACCCTGGCCGCCTGCGAGGTGTGCCTGTACGCGGGCAGCCTGGTCCCCGCGACCTGCTCGCCGAATGCCCGCCCGGCGCCCGCCTGGTCGACACCGCCCACCTCAACCTCGACCAGATCACCGAGGAACTGGTCCGGGCCCACGAGCAGGGCAAGGACGTGGCCCGGCTGCACTCCGGCGACCCTTCCGTCTTCAGCGCCGTCGCCGAACAGATGCGCCGCCTGGACGCGGCGGGCATCCCGTACGAGACCGTCCCCGGCGTACCGGCCTTCGCCGCCGCCGCGGCGGCCCTGGGCCGCGAACTGACCGTCCCCACCGTCGGCCAGACCGTCATCCTCACCCGCATCGCCCAGCAGGCCACCCCCATGCCGCCCGGCGAGGACCTGGCCACCCTGGGCCGCAGCGGCGCCCTGCTGGTCCTCCACCTCGCCGTCCGCTACGCCGACCGCGTCGTCACCGAACTCCTGCCCCACTACGGCCCGGACTGCCCGGCCGCCGTCGTCGCCATGGCCTCCCGCCCCGACGAACTCGTCCTGCGCGGCACCCTCGCCGACATCGCCGGCCAGGTGAAGTCCGCCGGTATCACCCGCACCGCCGTCATCCTCGTGGGCCGCACCCTCGCCGCCGCCCAGTTCCCCGACAGCCACCTGTACTCCACCATCCGCGAACGCCCGCACCCGCCGTGCGGCGGCTGACGCGACCGTCAGGGGACGAGCCGACAGCTCGAACGGGGCCGGCCGCACCCGCCGAAGCCGGCTGATCCAGGCCGGATAGCGTGGCGGGCATGACAACGGAGGAAGCAGGGTCACCAGTTGCTGCTGGGGTGCTCTGTCCTGGCTGTGGTGGCCACGAGGTGCCCACCGTCACGGCGGCGCGCGTCAGCAAGGGGGCCGTACGCAAGAACCTGGCGAGCCGGCTGGAGAAGGGGCCGGACAAGACCGGCGACGGCTGTCTGCACTTCATCGAGGGCATGGTCATGACCGCCGCCGCGATCGCCTTCGCCGTCTGGGGGAAGGGCGAGGGCAAGCCGCTGTATCTGTACGGCGGCGCGGCACTGGCGGTGCTGTGCTTCTTCGGCACGATCGCCGTCGTACGCGGCGAGAAACGGGAGAAGGAAGCCGCGGCGGCGGGCGAGCCGCGGGCCGACGAGCTCTACCGGCCGGCGCGGTACTGCCATGGCTGCGACCGGGTGTTCTGCCCCGACGGCACGCCGTGGCAGGGCCTGCTGACCCCGGAACAGTTCAAGAAAATGGTGTGGACCGAGGCCGGCTACGCCTCCCACCTCGGCAGCTCCGACAAGGCGAAGACGGCCGAGGTGCCGCCGTGGACGCTGCCGGGCCGGTGAGCCGGTGAGCCGGCCGGCGAGCGGCTGCGGACGCTGCTCGCCGGATCACCGCCCCGCCGGCCCCAGGGCGTCCGCGCGGCCCACGATCGTGCCCGCGCGGTCGATGCAGATGATGTCGACCGCGACCGGGGCACCGCGCAGGACGCCCAGGGCCTCGGTACGGGCGGCGGTGGCGACCAGGTCGCCGAGGGGGACACCGGCGGCGGTGCAGAGCTGGAGGGCGGCCAGGCCCGTGTTGGCCTCGGTGACCGCCTTCGCCAGGGACTCCTCCGCGCCGCCGCGCCGGGCCAGTTCCGCCAGGAAGCCCTTGTCGACCTGTGAGCGGGAGGAGTGCAGGTCCAGGTGGCCGGCGGCCAGTTTGGAGAGCTTGGCGAAGCCGCCGCAGACGGTCAGGCGGGGTACGGGGTGGCGGCGGATGTACTTCAGTACGGCGCCCGCGAAGTCGCCCATGTCCAGCAGCGCGTCCTCCGGCAGGCCGTGCACCGCGACCGCGGTCTTCTCGGACGTGGCACCCGTACAGCCCGCGACGTGCGTACGGCCCGCCGCGCGCGCCACGTCCACGCCGCGCCGGATCGAGTCGATCCACGCCGAGCAGGAGTACGGCACGACGATGCCGGTCGTCCCGAGGATCGACAGCCCGCCGAGGATGCCCAGGCGCGGGTTCCACGTGCTGCGGGCGATCTCCTCGCCGTGGTCGACGGAGAGGGTGATCTCCACGTCACCGCTGCCGCCGTGCCGGGCGGCGACCAGCGCGATGTGCTCGCGCATCATCTGACGCGGTACGGGGTTGACGGCCGGCTCGCCGACATCCAGCGGCAGGCCGGGCCGGGTGACCGTACCGACGCCGGGCCCGGCGCGGAAGACCACGCCGGAGCCGGCCGGCAGCGTCCGTACGGTGGCGCGGATGATCGCGCCGTGGGTCACGTCGGGGTCGTCGCCGGCGTCCTTGACGACCGCGGCCATGGCGGAGCGGTCCGGGGCCTGACCTTGGTCCGGCACCGATCCCGGTCCCGTCCCCGTCCCCGGTCCCAACTCCAGCGACTCGTCGGCGAGGGCGAAGGCCGGGGTCTGTCCCTTCGGCAGGGTGATCGTCACCGGGTCCGGGAACTCGCCGGTCAGCAGGGCCGTGTACGCGGCGGTGGTGGCCGCCGTCGCACAGGCCCCGGTCGTCCACCCGTGCCGCAGCCCGGTGTGCGCGAGCTGCGCGCTGCGCCCTCCGGCTGCTGCCCCGGCCCCCGTACCGCCGCCGGCGCCCGTTCCCGTACTGTTCGTGTCCGTCTCAGCCATGAAGGAACCCGTAACCGATGAGCCCGCGCCCGCACGTGCTGATCCTCGGCGGCACCACGGAAGCCCGCCGCCTCGCCGCCGCCCTGACCGCAGACCGGCCGTCCGCGCCGCACCCCGGGCCGCCGCTGCGCGTCACCAGCTCGCTGGCCGGCCGGGTCGCCGAGCCGCGGCTGCCCGCCGGAGACGTACGCATCGGAGGCTTCGGAGGCCCCGAGGGCCTCGCCCGCTGGCTGCGCGAGCACGCGGTGGACGCGCTCATCGACGCCACCCATCCTTTCGCCGGCACGATCAGTTTCCACGCGGCGCAGGCCGCCGCCACCGCCCATGTTCCCCTGCTCGCCCTCCGTCGGCCCGGGTGGGTACCGGAGCCCGGCGACGACTGGCACCCGGTCGGCTCACTCGACGAGGCCGCGGCGGCCCTCCCCGCACTCGGCGAACGCGTCTTCCTGACCACCGGCCGCCTGGGCCTGTCCGCCTTCGCCCACGCCGGCCTGGCCGCCCTCTGGTTCCTCGTACGCTCCGTGGACGCCCCCGAGCCGCCGCACCCGGCCCGTATGGAGGTGCTGCTCGACCGTGGCCCCTTCACCCTCGACGGCGAACGCGACCTGCTGCGCCGCCACCGCGTCGACGTCCTGGTGACCAAGGACAGCGGCGGCGCGGCGACCGCCCCCAAGCTCACCGCCGCCCGCGAGGCCGGCATCCCGGTCGTCGTCGTCCGCCGCCCGCCCACCCCGGCGGGCGTTCCGGTGGCCACGACGTGGGAGGCGGCGGCCACGTGGGTACGGGACACGGCCGGCTGACCGCGCCGGCCCCTCGACCGCCCCCTCGGCCTTCAGAACGGGCGGTTGACGCTCAGCCGATTGGCCTCCCGCACCTTCGCCGCGAGCTCCTCGCGCCGCCGCGCTTCCTCATCCGTACGCTCCTGGCCGGCCGCCCCCTCCGGCTCCTCGGGCCGGTCCTCCTCCTCGCTCACGCGTGACACCCGCGCAACACCGCCGCGAGCCGCCGCAATTCATCACACGCCGCCTCGGCGTCCCAGATCTTCTTCGATGCCACGCTCTGCTCCCTCGACGTCATCGCTCGTGTCCCTCTTTCCCGTCTTTCCCGAACCAACCCACAACTACCTTGAGTAGTCTTAGAGTTACCCTCCGGCGTCAAGGTGTAGCGGTGGAGGTGACTCGAACTGCGTGGAGTCCGCCGGCAATGTGCCCGGCAGGATCCCGTAGGGGACAGCAAGGACCCGTACGGTCCCGTTGTGGTGTTTCCGGCCGTCGGGTGGGCGGAGTTCACAGCTGTGGTGAGGGGGAGCTGCTGACCGGCTCCTCCGGGTGAAAAGGCGGCTCCTCCAGGGGAGTTGAGGAGCCGCCTTTCCGTGCGGCGTCGGCTACTTCTCCGGGTAGCGGCGGGGTGTCCAGACGGTCGGCCGGCCGGCGGGGTCCGGGCCGCGGCGTACGGACCGGGTCTGGGAGGAGCCGATCAGCAGGATCGTGCGCATGTCGACCTCGGAGGGGTCCAGGTCCGCGAGGCGGACGGTGCGTACGGATTCCTGCGGGCCGCCGACGTCGCGGGCCAGGACGACCGGGGTGTCGGGGGCCCGGTGGTCCAGGAGGAGGTCGCGGGCCTTGCCCACCTGCCACGTACGGCTGCGGGAGCCGGGGTTGTACAGGGCCAGGGCCAGATCGGCGCAGGCGGCGGCGCGCAGGCGTTCCGCGATGACGTCCCAGGGCTTGAGGCGGTCGGAGAGGGAGATGACCGCGTAGTCGTGGCCGAGGGGCGCGCCGGCCCGGGCCGCGGCGGCGTTGGCGGCGGTGACGCCGGGCAGGACGCGTACGGGAACGTCCCGGTACGTGTCCTGGGCGGCGACCTCCAGGACGGCGGTGGCCATGGCGAAGACGCCGGGGTCGCCGCCGGAGACCACGGCCACCCGACGGCCGCGCCGGGCCAGGTCCAGGGCCAGTTCGGCGCGTTCGGACTCGACCTTGTTGTCGGAGGCGTGGCGTGCCTGGCCGGGGCGTACGGGAACGCGGTCGAGGTAGGTGGTGTAGCCGACCAGATCGGTGGCGCGGGCCAGAGCGCCGCGGGATTCCGGGGTGAGCCAGAGCGGACCGGCCGGGCCGGTGCCCACGACGACGACCTCGCCGTGCGCGGGCGCGGGCGGCGGGGTGGCGATGCGGCTGGGGACCACGGCGACCGAGAAGTACGGGACGGAGTCGGGGGAGACCTCCGCGAGCGGCGCGGTGCGCTCACCGGCCATGGTGGCGCGTTCGACGTAGTGGGCCTCGGGCAGCCGCCCGGAGGTCTCCAGCGCCTGCCGTACGGCCGGGTAGGTACGGCCGAGCTTCATGACGACGGCGGCGTCGGTGGCGGCCAGCCGGGCCGTCAGCTCCTCCTGGGGGAGGGTGCCGGGCAGGATCGTCAGCACCTCGTCCGCCTCGACCAGCGGCTTGCCCAGGCGGGCCGCGGCGGCGCTGACCGAGGTGACGCCGGGGACGACCTCGGTCTCGTAGCGGTCGGCCAGACGCTGGTGCATGTGCTGGTAGGAGCCGTAGAACAGCGGGTCGCCCTCGGCGAGTACGGCGACGGTGCGCCCCGCGTCCAGGTGCGCGGCGAGCCGGGCCGCCGCCTGTTCGTAGAACTCCTCCAGCGCGCCCCGGTAGCCGCCGGGGTGGTCGGTGGTCTCGGTGGTGACCGGGTAGACCAGCGCCTCCTCGATGTGGTCGGGGCGGATGTGCCGCTCGGCGATGGAGCGGGCGATCGAGCGTCCGTGCCGGGCGCTGTGGTACGCCACGACATCGGCCGCGGCGATGACCTCCACGGCCCGCAGGGTCATCAGGGACGGGTCGCCGGGGCCCAGCCCCACCCCGTACAGGCGGCCGGCGGGCCGCTGCTGCTGCGCGCTCACTCTTCCTCGCTCGCTATCGCGTTGATCGCGGCGGCGGCCATGGCGCTGCCGCCGCGCCGTCCGCGTATCACCAGGTGCTCAAGGCCCAGTGCGGGCCCGTGTTCGGCCAGCGCGTCCTTGGACTCGGCGGCGCCGATGAAGCCCACCGGTACGCCGATGACCGCGGCCGGACGCGGCGCGCCCTGCGCGATCATCTCCAGGAGGCGGAACAGGGCGGTGGGCGCGTTGCCGACGGCCACCACCGCGCCTTCCATACGGTCGCGCCACAGCTCCAGGGCGGCGGCGCTGCGCGTGGTCCCCATCCGGGCGGCCAGCGCGGGCACCGACGGGTCGGCGAGGGTGCACAGGACGTCGTTGCCGGCGGGCAGCCGCTTGCGGGTGACGCCGCTGGCGACCATGTTCGCGTCGCACAGGATCGGCGCGCCGGCCCGCAGCGCCTTGCGGGCGCGGGCCACCACCTCGGGGGAGTAGGCCAGGTCGCGTACGAGGTCGGTCATCCCGCAGGCGTGGATCATCCGGACCGCTACCCGGCTGACGTCGTCGGGCAGACCCGCGAGGTCGGCCTCGGCGCGGATGGTGGCAAAGGACTGGCGGTAGATCGCCGCCCCGTCCTTCTCGTAGTCGAACACTGTGCCCTCGTTGCCTTCGTTCATGTTGTCGCGCGGGTCGAAGCGCGGGTCGCTGCGCGTGCCGTTGTCACGGCATCGGCGAGTTCTGCGGGAGTGGTGGGGGTGGTGGGGCCGGTGGTCACCGGGTCGTCGAGTCCTCGTACGGACACCCGGTAGCCGTCGCCGGTGGCCAGGACGTCGACCCACTGCCCGTGAGGGTGGCCGCAGCGGCGTTCGCACCCCGACCAGTACACCGGGAGCCCGCCGCCCTCCGTACGGGCCGCCGCCGCGTCGGCCCGTACGTCGGACCGGGACTTGGCGCACCCGGGGCGGCCCGTGCAGGCACCCACCCCGTACCAGGGGGACGCCGGATCGGTGACCAGTCCGGCCGAGGCCAGCTCCCGCAGCCGTGGGGCGGCGTCCTCGCGCGACAGCCCGGGAAGGACCACGCCGCGCCAGGGTGTCACACGCAGTTCGCCGGACCCGTGCCGGGCGGCGGTCGCGGCCAGCAGCCGTGCCTGCGCGGCCGTCAGCCGGCCGAGGGGGGCCAGGACGGACAGGGCGGCGGTGCGGTGGCGGCTGTCCGGGCCGTCGGGGGCCTCGATGATGCCGGGGGCCGGGCCGCCGGGCGGGGGCGTGGGCCGTACGCCGCGTGCGCCCAAGGCCGCGTCGATCCCGTTCGCGGTCAAGCCGGCCGCCACCGTACGTGCGCTCAGCGCATGCTCCGCGGGCAGTTCGCGCACCCGCCACGCGCCGGTTCCGCTGTCCCATACGGCCTTGAGGAAGGCGAGGGCGGTGTGCAGGGCGGCCCGTGGCGCATCCGCGCCCGCCACCCGTACGACCTGGTGGTCCGCGTCCGCGCTCCCGGCCCACAGCTCCGCGCTCCCGGCCCCCGCTGCGACCAAGGTCACATCGGCGCCGAGCGCGGCCACATCGCCCCGCCCGTCGTCCAGCGCGAACAGGAAGCGCCCGGACAGTGCCGCGGCCTTCGGGGTCGCGCACAGAAGGGTGTCCAGCTCACGCGCCCATACGTGGACGTCCGCCGAGCCCCGCCCGTCCAGTCCGGCCAGCGGCGAGACCAGGACATTGCGGACCCGCTCGTGCTGCTCCGAGGGCAGCAGGCCGGCGCCCCGCAGCAGTTCCGCCAGTTCGCTGCCGCAGCCGTCGCCGAGTCCGCGCAGCTCCACGTTGCCCCGGGAGGTGATCGACAGCCGGGCGTCACCGAGCCGGTCCGCGGCATCGGCCAGCACCGCGACCTGACACGCCGTCAGCATGCCGCCCGGCAGCCGGAGTCGGGCCAGGAAGCCGTCGTCCGCCGGATGCAGCCGCAGCGCGCCGGGGCAGGCGTCACCCCGGTCGCGAATGACCGTTTCGTCCCGCGGTGCGGGCGCTTGTTCGGACAGCGGAGGGCGGGGGGACATGGCGGCGAGCATACCGACGTCCCCGCAGGGTGGACCGCCCCGTACCGGACCGGCAGCCCTTACTATGCAGGTCGGTGGGTCACACGGCCCGCCGGACGCCGCTGACGGCGCCAAGGGAGGAAGCCCGGTGAGAATCCGGCGCGGTCCCGCCACTGTGAACCCGGCCACCCCCGGGTGAGCCAGGAACTCCCGCCGTCTCTTTCACCGCCCGGGGCGCGGACCCCGAGGAAGGGCCCACGCCGCATGATCCTGCTGCTGTCGACGTCCGACACCGACCTGCTCAGCGCCCGCGCGGCCGGCGGCCCCGTGCCGTACCGGCTCGCCAACCCCGCCCGCCTGGACCTCCAAGAGCTGCCCGCACTGCTGGACGGCACCGACCTGGTCGTCGTACGCCTCCTCGGCGGCATCCGCGCCTGGCAGGAGGGGCTGGACCAGCTCCTCGCCCAGGACCGGCCGGTGGTCGTCCTCACCGGTGAACAGGCGCCCGACGCCCAGCTCATGGAGGCGTCGACCGTCCCCATCGGCACCGCGGCCGAGGCGCACGCCTACCTCGCGCACGGCGGCCCCGCCAACCTCGAACAGCTCGCCCGCTTCCTGTCGGACACCGTGCTGCTGACCGGCCACGGCTTCGAGCCGCCGGCGCCCGCCCCCACCTGGGGCGCCCTCCGCCACGACCCCACGCCCGGCGTGCACGTCGCGGCCGACGCCCCGCTCGTCGCGGTGCTCTACTACCGCGCCCACCACATGAGCGGCAACACCGGCTTCGTCACCGCGCTGTGCGAGCAGATCGAGCGGGCCGGCGGCCGGCCGCTGCCGCTGTTCGTCGCCTCGCTGCGGGCCCCCGAGCCCGAGCTGATCGAGGCGCTGCGGCCCGCCGACGCCATCGTCACCACCGTCCTCGCCGCCGGCGGCACCAAGCCCGCCGAGGCGTCGGCCGGCGGCGACGACGAGTCCTGGGACGCGGGCGCGCTGGCCGCCCTGGACGTACCGATCCTCCAGGCCCTGTGCCTGACCGGGCCGCGCAGCGCCTGGGAGGAGAACGACGAGGGGCTCTCGCCGCTGGACGCCGCCAGCCAGATCGCGGTGCCCGAGTTCGACGGCCGGCTGATCACCGTCCCGTTCTCCTTCAAGGAGACAGACGAGGACGGCCTGCCGGTGTACGTCGCCGACCCCGAGCGCGCCGCCCGGGTCGCCGGGATCGCTGTACGCCATGCCCGGCTGCGCCACATCGCGCCCGCCGACAAGCGCCTGGCGCTGGTGCTGTCCGCCTACCCGACCAAGCACTCGCGGATCGGCAACGCGGTGGGCCTGGACACCCCGGCCAGCGCCGTCGCCCTGCTGCGGCGGCTGCGCGAGGAGGGGTACGACTTCGGGCCGCGGACCGGCGAGGAGGCCGTACCGGGCCTGGAGTCCGGGAACGGTGACGAGCTGATCTACGCGCTCATCGATGCGGGCGGCCACGACCAGGAGTGGCTGACCGAGGAACAGCTCGCCCGCAACCCGGTCCGTATCCCGGCCGCCGACTACCGGCGCTGGTACGCCACCCTCCCGCAGGAGCTGCGTGAGCAGGTCGAGGAGCACTGGGGCCCGCCGCCCGGCGAGATGTTCGTGGACCGCAGCCGAAACCCCGAGGGCGACATCGTGCTGGCGGCGCTGCGCCGCGGCAACCTGCTCATCCTCATCCAGCCGCCGCGCGGCTTCGGCGAGAACCCCATCGCGATCTACCACGACCCGGACCTGCCGCCCTCCCACCACTACCTGGCCGCCTACCGCTGGATCGCCGCCCCCCAGGAGGACGGCGGCTTCGGCGCCGACGCCATGGTGCACCTGGGCAAGCACGGCAACCTGGAGTGGCTGCCCGGCAAGAACGCCGGCCTGTCCGCCGCCTGCGGCCCGGACGCGGCCCTCGGCGACCTGCCGCTGATCTACCCCTTCCTGGTCAACGACCCGGGCGAGGGCACCCAGGCCAAGCGCCGGGTGCACGCCACGCTCGTGGACCACCTCGTCCCGCCGATGGCCCGCGCCGAGTCCTACGGCGACATCGCGCGCCTGGAACAGCTCCTGGACGAGTACGCGGCGATCTCCGCCATGGACCCGGCCAAGCTGCCCGCCATCCGCGCCCAGATCTGGACCCTGATCCAGGCCGCCAAGCTCGACCACGACCTCGGCCTTCAGGACCGGCCGGACGACGACGGCTTCGATGACTTCCTGCTGCACGTCGACGGCTGGCTGTGCGAGGTCAAGGACGCCCAGATCCGCGACGGCCTGCACGTCCTGGGCGGCGCCCCCGAAGGCGAGGCGCGCGTCAACCTGGTCCTGGCGATCCTGCGTGCCCGCCAGATCTGGGGCGGCACCTCCTCCCTGCCGGGCCTGCGCGAGGCGCTGGGCCTGGACGAGTCCGCGGCCACCCGTACCGCCGCCGACGACACCGAGGAGCGGGCCCGCGCCCTCGTCCAGGCGATGGACGACGCGAGCTGGGACCTCGCCGCGATCGAGAAGGTCACCGCCGGCCTGCCGGAGGACCGGCGCGAGCCGGTCGCCGCCATCCTCGGCTTCGCGGCCCGCGAGGTCGTCCCCCGCCTCGCCGCCACCACCGACGAGATCGACCACGCCGTGCACGCCCTGCGCGGCGGCTTCGTCCCGGCCGGCCCCTCCGGCTCCCCGCTGCGCGGCCTGGTCAACGTGCTGCCGACGGGCCGCAACTTCTACTCCGTCGACCCCAAGGCCGTCCCGAGCAAGCTCGCCTGGGAGACCGGGCAGGCGCTGGCGGACTCGCTGCTGGAGCGCTACCGCACCGACAACGGCGACTGGCCGACATCGGTCGGGCTCTCCCTGTGGGGCACCAGCGCGATGCGCACCTCCGGTGACGACGTGGCCGAGGCGCTGGCCCTGCTGGGCATCCGCCCCGTATGGGACGACGCCTCCCGCCGGGTCACGGGCCTGGAACCCATCCCGCACCAGGAGCTGGGCCGCCCGCGCATCGACGTCACCCTGCGCATCTCCGGCTTCTTCCGCGACGCCTTCCCGCACGTCATCGGCCTCCTGGACGACGCCGTACGGCTCGCCGCCTCCCTGGACGAGCCCGCCGACGTCAACCACGTACGGGCCCACGCGCAGGCCGACCTGGCCGCGCACGGCGACGAGCGGCGCGCCACCACCCGCATCTTCGGCTCCCGCCCCGGTACGTACGGCGCGGGCCTGCTCCAGCTCATCGACAGCCGCGACTGGCGCACCGACGCCGACCTCGCCGAGGTCTACACGGTCTGGGGCGGCTTCGCCTACGGCCGCGGCCTGGACGGCTGCCCGGCCCGCGAGGAGATGGAGACCGCCTACAAGCGCATCGCGGTCGCGGCCAAGAACACCGACACCCGCGAGCACGACATCGCGGACTCCGACGACTACTTCCAGTACCACGGCGGGATGGTCGCCACCGTACGGGCGCTGAAGGGCACCGCCCCCGAGGCGTACATCGGGGACTCGACCCGCCCGGAGACGGTCCGTACCCGCACGCTGGTCGAGGAGACCTCCCGCGTCTTCCGCGCCCGGGTCGTCAACCCCCGCTGGATCGAGGCGATGCGCCGCCACGGCTACAAGGGCGCCTTCGAACTCGCCGCGACGGTGGACTACCTGTTCGGGTACGACGCGACGACCGGCGTCGTCGCCGACTGGATGTACGACAAGCTCGCCCAGACCTACGTCCTGGACCCGGAGAACCGTGCCTTCCTCCAGGAGGCGAACCCCTGGGCGCTGCACGGCATCGCCGAACGGCTGCTGGAGGCCGAATCCCGCGGCATGTGGGCCGAGCCCGACGCGCGGACGCTCGCCGAGCTGCGCCAGGCGTTCCTGGAGACCGAGGGCGACCTGGAGGGCGGCGCGGACGGCGAGAGCTGAGTGCCGGCAGGTGAGTGTCTGGTGGAGGGGGCCCCGGTAGCCGGGTGAGGCCGGTTCGCTGCCCTGTGCCCCGCAGGTCACGGGTTGCGCAGGGGCGACCGGCCGGTCCGCGCCGTAGTGGCTTTGGCGGTATTTGACGCTGTACGGCGCCCGGGGGCCCTCCGATGGTGGTACGGCGCCTCCGGGCGCCCCGTCAGCAGCGCTGGCACACCGAGTGAGAGGACGTACCGCCCATGGCTCCCGTCCCGGTAAAACCCGGCATCTACAAGATCCACGCGCACATCATCGGTCCGACCTCCCTGGTGACGGCCACCGAGTACGCCACCAAGCACGGCGCTCCCGTCATCACCGACCGCCTCAACCCGCTGCCCATCGAGCAGGAATGGGTCATCCGCCCCCTGGAGAACGTGCCTGGCGCGCCGTACGTGATCCACCTCGCCCATCAGGAGGGCGCGGGCATCGTGGTCCACGAGGACAAGCTCTACGTCAACACCGTGCAGTCCTCGGAATGGGCGAAGTTCACTTTCGAGAAGGTCCTCGGCGGACTCAAGATCCTCTCGGAGAAGGGCCTGGCCTGGCGCTCCGGTCACCGGGGCGCACAGATCGTACTGAGCGCGCCGACGCCGGACTTCCAGGAGACGTGGACCCTGGAGTTCGTGCGGCCGATCGGCGAGTAGCGCGCGGCCGTGCGGGCGTCCGGGCCATGCGGGTGTCCGGGCCGTGTGGCCCGGACGCTTCTGCTCCGCGTGGCCTGGACGCCTCCGCCCGCGTGCTCAGTTCGGCAGCGGGAAGTCCGGCCCCACCGTCAGGGTCACCACGCCCGGCGCCGCCCCCGCTGCCCCGGCCGTCCCGGTGGCCTTGGTACCCGGGAAGCGGGACGCCAGCACCTCGGCCTGGGCCTTGAGCGCGGCGGGAGCGCCGACCTCGGTCCTGGTGACGTTCGCGGGAGCGTTGCCGGTGGCCACGACCGTGAAGCCCAGCCTGCGCACCTGCTCGGCCGCCTTGGCCCCCACGCCCGTACGGCCCGTCCCGTTCAGGACCCGGACCTTCACCGAGCGGGCGGTGATCGGGTTCTTGGACGCCTCGG
Encoded proteins:
- the cobN gene encoding cobaltochelatase subunit CobN; translation: MILLLSTSDTDLLSARAAGGPVPYRLANPARLDLQELPALLDGTDLVVVRLLGGIRAWQEGLDQLLAQDRPVVVLTGEQAPDAQLMEASTVPIGTAAEAHAYLAHGGPANLEQLARFLSDTVLLTGHGFEPPAPAPTWGALRHDPTPGVHVAADAPLVAVLYYRAHHMSGNTGFVTALCEQIERAGGRPLPLFVASLRAPEPELIEALRPADAIVTTVLAAGGTKPAEASAGGDDESWDAGALAALDVPILQALCLTGPRSAWEENDEGLSPLDAASQIAVPEFDGRLITVPFSFKETDEDGLPVYVADPERAARVAGIAVRHARLRHIAPADKRLALVLSAYPTKHSRIGNAVGLDTPASAVALLRRLREEGYDFGPRTGEEAVPGLESGNGDELIYALIDAGGHDQEWLTEEQLARNPVRIPAADYRRWYATLPQELREQVEEHWGPPPGEMFVDRSRNPEGDIVLAALRRGNLLILIQPPRGFGENPIAIYHDPDLPPSHHYLAAYRWIAAPQEDGGFGADAMVHLGKHGNLEWLPGKNAGLSAACGPDAALGDLPLIYPFLVNDPGEGTQAKRRVHATLVDHLVPPMARAESYGDIARLEQLLDEYAAISAMDPAKLPAIRAQIWTLIQAAKLDHDLGLQDRPDDDGFDDFLLHVDGWLCEVKDAQIRDGLHVLGGAPEGEARVNLVLAILRARQIWGGTSSLPGLREALGLDESAATRTAADDTEERARALVQAMDDASWDLAAIEKVTAGLPEDRREPVAAILGFAAREVVPRLAATTDEIDHAVHALRGGFVPAGPSGSPLRGLVNVLPTGRNFYSVDPKAVPSKLAWETGQALADSLLERYRTDNGDWPTSVGLSLWGTSAMRTSGDDVAEALALLGIRPVWDDASRRVTGLEPIPHQELGRPRIDVTLRISGFFRDAFPHVIGLLDDAVRLAASLDEPADVNHVRAHAQADLAAHGDERRATTRIFGSRPGTYGAGLLQLIDSRDWRTDADLAEVYTVWGGFAYGRGLDGCPAREEMETAYKRIAVAAKNTDTREHDIADSDDYFQYHGGMVATVRALKGTAPEAYIGDSTRPETVRTRTLVEETSRVFRARVVNPRWIEAMRRHGYKGAFELAATVDYLFGYDATTGVVADWMYDKLAQTYVLDPENRAFLQEANPWALHGIAERLLEAESRGMWAEPDARTLAELRQAFLETEGDLEGGADGES